A single region of the Streptomyces sp. NBC_00236 genome encodes:
- a CDS encoding DUF6227 family protein, with product MSDPYETTEQHLERILRRALNSFDLPDRTVERLGTALAHSSSLHSSHHSPSLHRETYRHTYLLADGTPLAVWELVHSGPRQAAAPRGPGHGAEPGPLQHELYDDEADAHIAAARLTGGFCDGPVFGHDGPQADLEIIDALLAAPPAPLPRMYAPDNSADHARRVLRRAENRNGPGEETALLLRAAFAHHITQIFGRQCQVDGRDAGFTLYEHAFLLLDGSETSLWEVEHTATPDGRHMCEVYGDEEAARGAMESRTRIC from the coding sequence TTGAGCGATCCGTACGAGACAACCGAGCAGCACCTCGAGCGAATCCTGCGACGGGCTCTCAATTCGTTCGACCTGCCCGACCGCACGGTCGAGCGGCTCGGCACCGCACTCGCCCACAGCAGTTCCCTGCACTCCTCGCACCACAGTCCCTCCCTGCACCGCGAGACCTACCGGCACACCTATCTGCTGGCCGACGGCACGCCGCTCGCCGTGTGGGAGCTTGTGCACAGCGGCCCGCGCCAGGCCGCCGCCCCGCGCGGCCCGGGGCACGGCGCGGAGCCGGGCCCGCTCCAGCACGAGCTGTACGACGACGAGGCGGACGCCCACATCGCGGCGGCCCGGCTGACCGGCGGCTTCTGCGACGGCCCGGTCTTCGGGCACGACGGACCGCAGGCCGACCTGGAGATCATCGACGCCCTGTTGGCCGCACCCCCCGCCCCGCTGCCCCGGATGTACGCCCCGGACAATTCCGCGGACCACGCCCGCCGGGTGCTGCGCCGGGCGGAGAACCGGAACGGGCCGGGCGAAGAGACGGCCCTCCTGCTGCGGGCGGCCTTCGCTCACCACATCACCCAGATCTTCGGCCGGCAGTGCCAGGTGGACGGGCGCGACGCGGGGTTCACGCTGTACGAGCACGCCTTCCTGCTGCTCGACGGCAGCGAGACGAGCCTGTGGGAGGTCGAGCACACGGCGACGCCGGACGGCCGTCACATGTGCGAGGTGTACGGCGACGAGGAGGCCGCGCGCGGCGCGATGGAGAGCCGCACGCGCATCTGCTGA
- a CDS encoding FmdB family zinc ribbon protein, with the protein MPTYQYQCTECGEGLEAVQKFTDDALTVCPSCDGRLKKVFSAVGIVFKGSGFYRNDSRGSSSSSTPAPAAAKASGSGSSSSTGSDAKSSSSSSTSSSGSSGSSTASSSSSSSSSSSSSSGSSAA; encoded by the coding sequence GTGCCGACCTATCAGTACCAGTGCACCGAGTGTGGCGAGGGCCTCGAAGCGGTGCAGAAGTTCACCGATGACGCCCTCACGGTGTGCCCGAGCTGCGATGGACGCCTGAAGAAGGTGTTCTCGGCGGTCGGCATCGTGTTCAAGGGTTCCGGTTTCTACCGGAATGACAGCCGCGGATCCTCGTCGAGCAGCACGCCGGCCCCGGCCGCTGCGAAGGCCTCGGGTTCCGGATCGTCGTCCTCGACGGGATCGGACGCGAAGTCGTCGTCCTCGTCGTCGACGTCCTCCTCCGGTTCGTCCGGCTCCTCGACGGCGTCTTCCTCGTCGTCGTCCTCTTCTTCTTCGTCCTCGTCGAGCGGTTCGTCGGCCGCCTGA
- a CDS encoding 4Fe-4S dicluster domain-containing protein has translation MMGRTIFIDPGRCIGCQACVSACRECDSHRGKSMIHLDYTDEGQSVASLPTVCMHCEDPVAPCAEVCPADAILVTADGVVQQADTTRCIGCANCVNACPFGVPKIDLQAKLQMKCNLCYDRTAYGLAPMCATVCPTGALFYGTVEELQAERPGVQVADTFVFGETEVRTGVAMVVPADRVQWPVPGGLPVVEINGKDVRR, from the coding sequence ATGATGGGCAGAACGATCTTTATCGACCCGGGGCGCTGCATCGGCTGCCAGGCCTGTGTCTCCGCCTGCCGGGAATGCGACTCCCACCGCGGCAAGTCGATGATCCACCTCGACTACACCGACGAGGGCCAGTCCGTCGCCTCCCTTCCCACGGTCTGCATGCACTGCGAGGACCCTGTCGCCCCCTGTGCCGAGGTCTGTCCCGCCGACGCGATCCTGGTGACCGCGGACGGGGTGGTGCAGCAGGCGGACACCACCCGCTGCATCGGCTGCGCCAACTGCGTCAACGCCTGCCCCTTCGGCGTACCGAAGATCGACCTCCAGGCGAAGCTGCAGATGAAGTGCAACCTCTGCTACGACCGCACCGCCTACGGTCTCGCCCCCATGTGCGCCACCGTCTGCCCGACCGGGGCGCTCTTCTACGGAACGGTCGAGGAACTCCAGGCCGAACGCCCCGGCGTCCAGGTCGCCGACACCTTCGTCTTCGGCGAGACCGAGGTCCGCACCGGAGTCGCCATGGTCGTGCCCGCCGACCGGGTCCAGTGGCCGGTGCCGGGCGGCCTGCCCGTCGTGGAGATCAACGGGAAGGACGTCCGCCGATGA
- a CDS encoding Rieske (2Fe-2S) protein — protein sequence MTVTEQPPPGDPRQPSSGDPREALHDRIAADSLTTRRDYLRIVATVSGGLAVGGLGVAAGMLPRHGDPEDDKAPAPKRISSQLLPGESLAFSYPEEEDKAVAVRLDDGTLVGYSAICTHLACAVLWRKDRGSEGELYCPCHEGVFDARTGEVTAGPPPRGLPKVVLTEQTDGSIWAVGTTRSGESIEKGLCRQLGDDRPDLASRIGCPGVRGGAEAPEAAGSSRTGATRPETPGRRT from the coding sequence ATGACCGTCACCGAACAGCCGCCCCCCGGGGACCCGCGGCAGCCGTCCTCCGGGGACCCGCGCGAGGCCCTCCACGACCGGATCGCCGCCGACTCCCTGACCACCCGCCGGGACTACCTCCGCATCGTCGCCACCGTCTCCGGCGGCCTCGCGGTCGGCGGACTCGGCGTCGCGGCCGGCATGCTCCCGCGCCACGGTGACCCCGAGGACGACAAGGCACCGGCACCGAAACGGATCAGCTCCCAGCTGCTGCCCGGGGAGTCCCTCGCCTTCAGCTACCCGGAGGAGGAGGACAAGGCCGTCGCCGTCCGGCTCGATGACGGCACCCTCGTCGGCTATTCGGCGATCTGCACCCACCTGGCCTGCGCCGTGCTGTGGCGGAAGGACCGGGGTTCCGAGGGCGAGCTGTACTGCCCCTGTCACGAGGGCGTCTTCGATGCCCGCACCGGCGAGGTCACCGCCGGCCCGCCGCCCCGCGGGCTGCCCAAGGTCGTCCTCACCGAGCAGACGGACGGCAGCATCTGGGCCGTCGGCACCACCCGCTCCGGCGAGAGCATCGAGAAGGGGCTGTGCCGCCAGCTCGGCGACGACCGCCCGGACCTCGCCTCCCGGATCGGCTGCCCCGGAGTCCGCGGGGGCGCCGAAGCCCCGGAGGCCGCCGGCAGCTCCCGTACCGGAGCCACCCGGCCCGAGACCCCCGGCAGGCGGACATGA
- a CDS encoding P1 family peptidase: protein MTGQDTPAPASPPSPAPHRRDALTDVAGIRVGHARVAGEGALSGTTVVLAPEGGAVAAVDVRGGGPGTRETDALDPRNLVQRIDAVVLTGGSAFGLDAASGVMAWLEEQGRGVRVGADPSQVVPVVPAACVFDLGRGGDWRARPDASTGRAAVEDAARTEAGAAVAEGCVGAGTGAVAGQLKGGVGTASVRLPSGITVAALAVVNAAGSVLDPRTGVLYGEYGGAEPALAPAPEIHQEAQRRLAQAHDANTRPPLNTTLAVVATDADLGRAQAQKLAGTAHDGLARAVRPVHLMNDGDTVFALATGVRTLDPANPLAVNDLLAAGAEAVTRAVVKAVRAATGVNGRAGGGTYLAYGDLYDTPRQSARPPDNTGRGADSPSS, encoded by the coding sequence ATGACCGGCCAGGACACCCCAGCCCCCGCATCACCGCCTTCACCCGCACCGCACCGGCGGGACGCGCTGACCGATGTCGCCGGGATCCGCGTCGGGCACGCGCGGGTCGCGGGCGAAGGGGCGCTCAGCGGCACCACCGTGGTCCTCGCGCCCGAGGGCGGCGCGGTCGCGGCCGTCGACGTACGCGGCGGCGGACCGGGCACCCGCGAGACGGACGCGCTGGATCCGCGCAATCTGGTGCAGCGCATCGACGCCGTGGTCCTCACCGGCGGCAGCGCGTTCGGCCTGGACGCGGCGTCCGGGGTGATGGCCTGGCTGGAGGAACAGGGGCGCGGCGTGCGGGTCGGCGCCGATCCGTCCCAGGTGGTTCCGGTGGTCCCCGCCGCCTGCGTCTTCGACCTGGGAAGGGGCGGCGACTGGCGGGCCCGCCCGGACGCCTCGACGGGCCGGGCCGCGGTGGAGGACGCGGCGCGCACGGAGGCCGGGGCCGCGGTCGCGGAGGGCTGCGTCGGCGCGGGCACGGGTGCGGTCGCCGGGCAGTTGAAGGGCGGGGTGGGCACGGCGAGCGTCCGGCTGCCGTCCGGGATCACGGTGGCCGCCCTGGCGGTGGTGAACGCGGCGGGCTCCGTGCTCGATCCCCGCACCGGGGTGCTGTACGGGGAGTACGGGGGCGCCGAGCCGGCCCTCGCACCCGCGCCGGAGATCCACCAGGAGGCGCAACGGCGCCTGGCGCAGGCGCACGACGCGAACACGCGCCCCCCGCTCAACACCACGCTCGCCGTCGTCGCCACGGACGCCGACCTCGGCCGCGCGCAGGCGCAGAAGCTCGCGGGGACGGCCCACGACGGGCTGGCGCGCGCCGTCCGGCCCGTCCACCTGATGAATGACGGGGACACCGTCTTCGCCCTGGCCACCGGCGTCCGCACACTGGATCCGGCGAACCCGCTCGCCGTCAACGACCTGCTGGCGGCGGGTGCGGAGGCCGTGACGCGGGCCGTCGTGAAGGCGGTACGGGCGGCCACGGGCGTCAACGGCCGTGCCGGCGGCGGCACATACCTCGCGTACGGCGACCTCTACGACACACCACGGCAATCGGCGCGGCCACCGGACAATACGGGGCGCGGAGCCGACTCGCCGTCCAGTTAG
- a CDS encoding large conductance mechanosensitive channel protein MscL codes for MSEKKKVSLLEGFKAFLTRGNVIDLAVAVVIGAAFTNIVNAVVKGVINPLVGAFGTQDLENYSSCLKGPCVTDPKTGEATEGIRILWGSVLSATLSFLITAAVVYFLMVLPMAKYLAKRAAMQAAKEGVQETMEVSELEVLKEIRDALVAQRSGGSSGSGGSGSGSVEGNRGEEPGRGDLT; via the coding sequence GTGAGCGAGAAGAAGAAAGTCAGTCTGCTGGAGGGCTTCAAGGCCTTCCTGACGCGCGGCAACGTGATCGATCTGGCGGTGGCCGTCGTCATCGGCGCCGCGTTCACGAACATCGTGAACGCCGTCGTCAAGGGCGTCATCAACCCGCTCGTCGGTGCGTTCGGCACCCAGGATCTGGAGAACTACAGCTCCTGTCTCAAGGGCCCCTGTGTGACGGACCCGAAGACGGGCGAGGCGACCGAGGGCATCCGGATCCTGTGGGGCTCGGTGCTCAGCGCCACCCTCAGCTTCCTGATCACCGCTGCCGTCGTCTACTTCCTGATGGTGCTCCCGATGGCGAAGTACCTCGCCAAGCGGGCTGCCATGCAGGCGGCGAAGGAAGGCGTGCAGGAGACGATGGAGGTGAGCGAGCTGGAGGTCCTGAAGGAGATCCGCGACGCTCTGGTCGCGCAGCGCAGCGGCGGCAGCAGCGGCAGCGGCGGCAGCGGCAGCGGCTCAGTGGAGGGGAACCGCGGCGAGGAGCCGGGGCGGGGCGACCTGACGTAG
- a CDS encoding MFS transporter yields the protein MASTVSDRPGYGQLLRTPGAWTFLLPGFAARQPFAMLTIGIVLLVQHTTGSYGSAGAVAAVTGVSMALFAPQTGKLADRFGQRAVLLPGVLVHTASVSGLTALALAGAPMWALFAAAVPTGASVPQIGPMVRARWAAVLGAAPGREASPLMSTAAAFESVTDEFTFVIGPVLATALCTGVHPAAGLIAEAALTLFGGLFFAAQRATQPSVRTTGPAGSQRHASALSIPGVRVLAVAFLGIGAVFGGMQVSLTAFAEEIGSPGANGLLYGIFAAGNMLAGIACGAIAWKTGPRRRLIAGYAALTLTASGLWAVHSVPLLAGLGLLVGLSIAPALISGYTLVEALVPGSARTEAFTWLTGAVALGQAAAVTVAGRLADAHGASTGFLVPLVGTVLALVTLVALRSRLLPRSSGRTVARGIGHRGPVTVD from the coding sequence GTGGCATCCACGGTCTCCGACCGCCCCGGATACGGGCAGTTGCTGCGCACTCCGGGTGCGTGGACCTTCCTCCTGCCGGGCTTCGCCGCACGGCAGCCCTTCGCGATGCTGACCATCGGCATCGTCCTGCTCGTCCAGCACACCACCGGTTCGTACGGCAGCGCCGGCGCCGTCGCCGCCGTGACCGGGGTCTCCATGGCCCTGTTCGCTCCGCAGACCGGCAAGCTCGCCGACCGCTTCGGGCAGCGCGCCGTGCTGCTGCCCGGCGTCCTCGTGCACACGGCGTCCGTCTCGGGCCTGACCGCGCTGGCGCTGGCGGGCGCCCCGATGTGGGCGCTGTTCGCCGCGGCCGTTCCGACGGGTGCCTCCGTCCCGCAGATCGGACCGATGGTCCGGGCCCGCTGGGCCGCCGTGCTCGGGGCGGCACCGGGCCGGGAGGCGTCGCCGCTCATGTCGACCGCGGCGGCCTTCGAATCGGTGACGGACGAGTTCACCTTCGTCATCGGTCCGGTCCTCGCCACCGCGCTGTGCACCGGAGTGCACCCGGCGGCGGGCCTGATCGCCGAAGCCGCCCTGACCCTGTTCGGCGGCCTGTTCTTCGCCGCGCAGCGTGCCACTCAGCCCTCGGTGCGCACCACCGGCCCCGCCGGTTCGCAGCGGCACGCCTCCGCGCTCTCCATCCCCGGCGTACGCGTGCTCGCCGTGGCATTCCTCGGGATCGGCGCGGTCTTCGGCGGGATGCAGGTCTCGCTGACCGCCTTCGCCGAGGAGATCGGCAGCCCCGGGGCGAACGGTCTGCTGTACGGGATCTTCGCGGCCGGCAACATGCTGGCCGGGATCGCCTGCGGCGCCATCGCCTGGAAGACCGGCCCGCGACGCCGGCTGATCGCCGGATACGCGGCCCTGACCCTCACCGCGTCGGGCCTGTGGGCGGTGCACTCCGTGCCCCTGCTGGCCGGGCTCGGACTGCTGGTCGGCCTCTCCATCGCACCCGCCCTGATCAGCGGCTACACCCTGGTCGAGGCCCTGGTGCCGGGCTCCGCACGGACCGAGGCGTTCACCTGGCTGACGGGTGCGGTCGCACTCGGCCAGGCGGCCGCGGTGACGGTGGCCGGGAGGCTCGCGGACGCCCATGGCGCAAGCACCGGATTCCTGGTGCCGCTGGTGGGCACGGTGCTGGCTCTGGTGACGCTGGTGGCGCTGCGCTCGCGGCTGCTCCCGAGGTCTTCGGGGCGGACCGTGGCACGTGGGATCGGTCACCGCGGACCGGTCACGGTGGACTGA
- the pflA gene encoding pyruvate formate-lyase-activating protein, which produces MAVLLDLTDTPASPVAPATPAGAVTQRAVSGSVHSWDLSTGVDGPGTRFVTFLAGCPLTCLYCHNPDTMRMRSGTRTSADDMVAEAAKYTTFIRAAGGGATISGGEPLLQPVFAGELLHRYKHELGLHTALDTSGFLGARATDALLRDADLVLLDIKSWDRATYREVTGRPLEPTLDFAHRLAALGKEVHVRFVLVPGLTDDPANVDGVASFAASLGNVSRVDVLPFHKLGEAKWQALGRPFTLSGTPSPTPGQVAAARKIFTSHGLYAV; this is translated from the coding sequence ATGGCCGTCCTCCTCGACCTCACCGACACTCCTGCCTCCCCGGTCGCCCCCGCCACTCCGGCGGGCGCGGTCACACAGCGGGCGGTCTCCGGCTCGGTCCACTCGTGGGACCTGTCGACGGGTGTCGACGGTCCCGGCACCCGCTTCGTCACCTTCCTGGCCGGCTGCCCGCTGACCTGCCTCTACTGCCACAACCCCGACACCATGCGGATGCGCAGCGGCACCCGGACCTCGGCCGACGACATGGTCGCCGAGGCGGCCAAGTACACGACGTTCATCCGTGCGGCCGGCGGCGGAGCGACCATCAGCGGCGGCGAACCCCTGCTCCAGCCCGTCTTCGCCGGTGAGCTCCTGCACCGCTACAAGCACGAGCTCGGGCTGCACACCGCACTGGACACCTCCGGCTTCCTCGGTGCGCGCGCCACCGACGCACTGCTGCGCGACGCCGATCTGGTCCTGCTCGACATCAAGTCCTGGGACCGTGCCACCTACCGCGAGGTCACGGGCCGGCCGCTGGAGCCCACCCTGGACTTCGCCCACCGCCTCGCCGCTCTCGGCAAGGAGGTGCATGTCCGCTTCGTGCTGGTCCCCGGACTGACCGACGACCCGGCCAACGTCGACGGTGTCGCGTCCTTCGCCGCCTCCCTCGGCAACGTCTCGCGCGTCGACGTCCTCCCCTTCCACAAGCTCGGCGAGGCGAAGTGGCAGGCGCTGGGCAGACCGTTCACCCTCTCCGGCACCCCGTCACCCACTCCCGGGCAGGTCGCTGCCGCCCGCAAGATCTTCACCTCGCACGGCTTGTACGCCGTGTGA
- a CDS encoding molybdopterin oxidoreductase family protein codes for MTADPRAADTRAVVPLDPSLAPPGTRAFRDAGGIPADKWHADQNGETLVPTHCCFCGVQCGMYLRVDRGGKVFGVEPRNHDINRMRLCPKGINAYQQVNHPDRLTAPLMRRSRDEEFREVSWDEALDFTVAEIKRIQQTYGNDAFGLLGGASLFSEKTYLVGKFARVALKTRHVDYNGRLCMVSAAGANKLAFGIDRAGNPFSDILLTDCLLIAGSNVGECFPVMTQYVWGARDRGASLIVIDPRETAIARTADIHVALKPGTDAAFFNSVLHVIIEEGLTDEAYLAAHATGWEEVKAKVAEYPPSRAAEICGIPAEQVVQVARTFARAPKAMAWHARGIEHHSQGVENCLTVINLCTATGHIGKPGSGYGTITGQGNGQGGREHGQKSDLLPGGRSIMNDEHRRQICEIWGIEESELPRAGTSMMEMVWQMQRREIRGLIGICNNPFVSLPNYKVVKEGYDTAEFHAQFDFFLSETAANAHVVFPVTTWAEDEGVMANAEARVVKHNKAQDPPPGVRTDTWVMCELARRLGAGDKFAFADSREVFDELRTASAGTVNDYYGITYERLEETGGIAWPCPSTDHPGTPRLFEDGRTYHPDGKIHMQVVEWHLPMDPYDDDHPMSLTTGRTVAHFLSGNQTRRLGALVEQTPRPWAEVHPSHGFRNGEPVRVVTRRGSEVFPALVTEAIRPDTVFIPYHWPVPTAANALTIDALDPRSKIPEYKVCACRIEHAEKIDEVPAPPVAPGHVAYPETQVSRTDPLPPTSPQGRGTSERS; via the coding sequence GTGACCGCGGACCCGCGAGCAGCCGACACCCGTGCGGTCGTCCCCCTCGACCCCTCCCTCGCCCCGCCCGGCACCCGCGCCTTCCGGGACGCCGGCGGCATCCCCGCCGACAAGTGGCACGCCGACCAGAACGGCGAGACGCTCGTCCCCACTCACTGCTGCTTCTGCGGAGTGCAGTGCGGGATGTATCTGCGCGTCGACCGCGGCGGCAAGGTCTTCGGCGTCGAACCCCGCAACCACGACATCAACCGGATGCGCCTGTGCCCCAAGGGCATCAACGCGTACCAGCAGGTCAACCACCCCGACCGGCTCACCGCCCCGCTCATGCGCCGCTCCCGCGACGAGGAGTTCCGGGAGGTCTCCTGGGACGAGGCGCTCGACTTCACCGTCGCCGAGATCAAGCGCATCCAGCAGACCTACGGCAACGACGCCTTCGGGCTGCTCGGCGGGGCGAGCCTCTTCTCCGAGAAGACCTATCTGGTCGGCAAGTTCGCCCGGGTCGCCCTCAAGACCCGGCACGTCGACTACAACGGCCGGCTCTGCATGGTCAGCGCGGCGGGCGCCAACAAGCTCGCCTTCGGCATCGACCGGGCCGGCAACCCCTTCTCCGACATCCTGCTCACCGACTGCCTGCTCATCGCGGGCTCCAACGTCGGCGAGTGCTTCCCCGTGATGACCCAGTACGTGTGGGGCGCCCGGGACCGCGGCGCCAGCCTGATCGTCATCGACCCGCGCGAGACGGCCATCGCGCGGACCGCCGACATCCATGTCGCCCTCAAGCCCGGGACCGACGCGGCGTTCTTCAACTCCGTGCTCCACGTGATCATCGAGGAGGGCCTCACCGACGAGGCGTACCTCGCCGCCCACGCCACCGGCTGGGAGGAGGTGAAGGCCAAGGTCGCGGAGTACCCACCGTCCCGGGCCGCCGAGATCTGCGGAATCCCCGCCGAACAGGTCGTCCAGGTCGCCCGCACCTTCGCCCGCGCGCCCAAGGCCATGGCCTGGCACGCCCGCGGCATCGAGCACCACTCGCAGGGCGTCGAGAACTGCCTCACCGTGATCAACCTCTGCACCGCCACCGGACACATCGGCAAGCCCGGCTCCGGCTACGGCACCATCACCGGACAGGGCAACGGACAGGGCGGCCGCGAGCACGGTCAGAAGTCCGACCTCCTGCCCGGCGGCCGCTCGATCATGAACGACGAGCACCGCCGGCAGATCTGCGAGATCTGGGGCATCGAGGAGTCCGAACTCCCGCGCGCCGGCACCTCGATGATGGAAATGGTCTGGCAGATGCAGCGCCGCGAGATCCGCGGCCTGATCGGCATCTGCAACAACCCCTTCGTCTCCCTGCCCAACTACAAGGTGGTCAAGGAGGGATACGACACAGCTGAGTTCCACGCTCAATTCGACTTCTTCCTCTCCGAGACAGCGGCCAACGCGCATGTGGTCTTCCCCGTCACCACCTGGGCCGAGGACGAAGGCGTGATGGCCAATGCCGAGGCCCGGGTGGTCAAGCACAACAAGGCCCAGGACCCGCCCCCCGGCGTACGGACCGACACCTGGGTGATGTGCGAACTCGCCAGGCGTCTCGGCGCGGGCGACAAGTTCGCCTTCGCCGACTCCCGCGAGGTCTTCGACGAACTGCGGACCGCCTCCGCCGGCACCGTCAACGACTACTACGGCATCACCTACGAACGCCTGGAGGAGACCGGCGGAATCGCCTGGCCCTGCCCCTCCACCGATCACCCCGGCACCCCCCGGCTGTTCGAGGACGGCAGGACCTACCACCCCGACGGCAAGATCCACATGCAGGTCGTCGAATGGCACCTGCCGATGGACCCGTACGACGACGACCACCCCATGTCCCTCACCACCGGCCGTACCGTCGCGCACTTCCTCTCCGGCAATCAGACCCGCCGCCTGGGCGCCCTCGTCGAACAGACCCCACGCCCCTGGGCCGAGGTCCACCCCTCCCACGGCTTCCGCAACGGCGAACCGGTCCGCGTCGTCACCCGGCGCGGCAGCGAGGTCTTCCCCGCCCTGGTCACCGAGGCGATCCGCCCCGACACCGTCTTCATCCCGTACCACTGGCCGGTCCCCACCGCCGCCAACGCGCTGACCATCGACGCCCTGGACCCCCGCTCCAAGATCCCCGAGTACAAGGTGTGCGCCTGCCGCATCGAGCACGCCGAGAAGATCGACGAGGTACCCGCGCCCCCGGTCGCGCCGGGCCACGTCGCCTACCCGGAGACCCAGGTCTCCCGCACCGACCCGCTGCCCCCCACGTCCCCGCAGGGCCGTGGCACCTCGGAGAGGAGCTGA
- a CDS encoding MFS transporter, whose amino-acid sequence MTEPPEASAAAAQPAPGDPTGSAGAAVDPPPAGGSARSGAAVPRSVTARATAAGVIVSLLLIVAIVLGSRFLENFDSALLPYAVATVFLAFGVAYRYTVWVSAPGARRLFKKGWGSLFSAENFRKAPTALPKMIATYLGFQKFLGARSHARWAAHQLIFWGCILASLITFPLTWGWFTFTSGTGSGPGYEMRIWGFKIIGFDSLDILGWLMFHGLDIAAVLVIPGASYFLWRRMKDRGAITGQRFGYDLVPLIALIVISVTGLLLTFSSIFLHGGGYEFLAILHMVSVVFTLIYIPFGKFFHIVQRPAAVGMQLFKYTGRQDQEVFSCRRCEEPIDTTPYVENLRGTMRDLSLDFDEWAEYCPRCKRVLRGSAYLSQVKKGFK is encoded by the coding sequence GTGACCGAGCCACCAGAAGCCTCTGCCGCAGCAGCGCAGCCCGCCCCCGGTGACCCCACCGGTTCCGCCGGCGCGGCCGTCGACCCGCCGCCCGCCGGCGGATCCGCCCGCTCCGGCGCCGCCGTCCCCCGGTCCGTCACCGCCCGCGCGACAGCGGCCGGTGTGATCGTCTCCCTCCTGCTGATCGTGGCCATCGTGCTGGGCAGCAGATTCCTGGAGAACTTCGACTCCGCGCTGCTGCCGTACGCCGTGGCCACGGTTTTCCTCGCCTTCGGCGTCGCCTACCGCTACACGGTCTGGGTCTCCGCACCCGGCGCCCGACGGCTGTTCAAGAAGGGCTGGGGGAGCCTCTTCTCGGCCGAGAACTTCCGTAAGGCGCCCACCGCCCTGCCGAAGATGATCGCCACCTACCTCGGCTTCCAGAAGTTCCTCGGCGCCCGCTCCCACGCCCGCTGGGCCGCCCACCAGCTGATCTTCTGGGGGTGCATCCTCGCGTCCCTGATCACCTTCCCGCTGACCTGGGGCTGGTTCACCTTCACCTCGGGCACCGGATCCGGACCCGGTTACGAGATGCGTATCTGGGGCTTCAAGATCATCGGCTTCGACTCCCTGGACATCCTCGGCTGGCTGATGTTCCACGGCCTGGACATCGCCGCCGTCCTCGTCATTCCCGGCGCCTCCTACTTCCTGTGGCGCCGGATGAAGGACCGCGGCGCCATCACCGGCCAGCGGTTCGGCTACGACCTCGTGCCGCTGATCGCGCTGATCGTCATCTCCGTGACGGGCCTGCTCCTCACCTTCTCGTCGATCTTCCTGCACGGCGGCGGCTACGAGTTCCTGGCGATCCTCCACATGGTCTCGGTGGTCTTCACCCTCATCTACATCCCGTTCGGGAAGTTCTTCCACATCGTCCAGCGCCCCGCCGCCGTGGGCATGCAGCTGTTCAAGTACACCGGCCGGCAGGACCAGGAGGTCTTCAGCTGCCGCCGCTGCGAGGAACCCATCGACACCACCCCGTACGTCGAGAACCTCCGCGGCACCATGCGTGACCTCAGCCTCGACTTCGACGAGTGGGCCGAGTACTGCCCGCGCTGCAAGCGGGTGCTGCGCGGCAGCGCCTATCTCTCCCAGGTGAAGAAGGGCTTCAAGTGA
- a CDS encoding S-methyl-5'-thioadenosine phosphorylase, whose product MVNAEIGVIGGSGLYSFLEDVTEVRVETPYGAPSDSVFLGEIGGRRVAFLPRHGRGHHVPPHRINYRANLWALRSVGVRQVLGPCAVGGLRPEYGPGTLLVPDQLVDRTKTRVQTFYDGETRPDGVAPKVVHLGFADPYCPEGRKAALAAARGRDWEAVDGGTLVVVEGPRFSTRAESRWHAAMGWSVVGMTGHPEAVLARELGLCYTTMTLVTDLDAGAEAGEGVSHEEVLKVFAANVDRLRSVLFDAVAALPAEADRSCPCAHALDGIETGIELP is encoded by the coding sequence ATGGTGAACGCAGAGATCGGTGTGATCGGCGGTTCGGGGCTGTACTCCTTCCTGGAGGACGTCACCGAGGTACGCGTGGAGACCCCTTACGGAGCGCCGAGCGACTCCGTCTTCCTGGGTGAGATCGGCGGCCGCCGGGTCGCCTTCCTCCCCCGTCACGGCCGCGGCCACCATGTGCCGCCGCACCGCATCAACTACCGCGCCAACCTGTGGGCGCTGCGCTCGGTCGGCGTACGCCAGGTGCTCGGCCCGTGCGCGGTGGGCGGACTGCGGCCGGAGTACGGGCCGGGGACGCTGCTCGTCCCGGACCAGCTGGTCGACCGTACGAAGACCCGTGTCCAGACGTTCTACGACGGGGAGACCCGGCCGGACGGAGTGGCGCCGAAGGTGGTGCACCTGGGCTTCGCGGACCCGTACTGCCCCGAGGGGCGCAAGGCCGCCCTCGCGGCGGCTCGCGGACGGGACTGGGAAGCGGTGGACGGCGGGACGCTCGTGGTCGTCGAGGGGCCGCGGTTCTCGACCCGTGCGGAGTCGCGCTGGCATGCGGCGATGGGCTGGTCGGTGGTCGGCATGACCGGTCACCCCGAGGCCGTTCTCGCCCGTGAGCTGGGCCTCTGCTACACGACGATGACACTGGTGACGGACCTGGACGCGGGCGCGGAGGCCGGCGAGGGCGTCTCCCACGAGGAGGTGCTCAAGGTGTTCGCGGCCAATGTCGACCGGTTGCGTTCGGTGCTCTTCGACGCGGTGGCCGCGCTGCCGGCGGAAGCGGACCGGAGCTGTCCGTGCGCGCACGCGCTGGACGGGATCGAGACGGGGATCGAGCTGCCGTAG